The following proteins are encoded in a genomic region of Corylus avellana chromosome ca4, CavTom2PMs-1.0:
- the LOC132179739 gene encoding uncharacterized protein LOC132179739 isoform X1, which translates to MAFVSFVGRVLFASVFILSAYQEFNDFGVDGGPAAKYLRPKFSAFSNHVKTQTGLQVPEVQIKQLVAAAIALKGIGGLLFIFGSSLGAYLLLLQQAIATPILYDFYNYDVEKKEYTQLFLKFTQSLALFGALLFFIGMKNSMPRRQLRKKAPKTKTV; encoded by the exons ATGGCCTTCGTTTCGTTCGTCGGGAGAGTCCTCTTTGCTTCCGTGTTCATTCTTTCTGCTTATCAAGA GTTCAATGATTTTGGCGTTGATGGTGGGCCAGCAGCGAAGTATCTGAGACCAAAATTTAGTGCTTTCTCAAATCATGTGAAGACTCAGACTGGGTTGCAAGTGCCGGAAGTTCAA ATTAAGCAGTTAGTGGCTGCTGCGATAGCATTGAAGGGCATTGGAGGTCTTCTTTTCATCTTTGGCAGCTCTCTTGGAGCATATCTTCTG CTTCTGCAACAGGCAATTGCTACTCCTATATTGTATGACTTCTATAACTACGATGTTGAGAAGAAAGAATATACTCAACTTTTCCTCAAGTTTACACAG aGTTTGGCATTGTTTGGGGCATTGCTGTTCTTTATAGGCATGAAGAACTCAATGCCGAGGAGACAATTGAGGAAAAAGGCTCCCAAAACCAAGACAGTGTGA
- the LOC132179739 gene encoding uncharacterized protein LOC132179739 isoform X2, with translation MEEAEDFESLDFWVFRFNDFGVDGGPAAKYLRPKFSAFSNHVKTQTGLQVPEVQIKQLVAAAIALKGIGGLLFIFGSSLGAYLLLLQQAIATPILYDFYNYDVEKKEYTQLFLKFTQSLALFGALLFFIGMKNSMPRRQLRKKAPKTKTV, from the exons ATGGAAGAGGCGGAAGATTTTGAAAGTTTGGACTTTTGGGTTTTCCG GTTCAATGATTTTGGCGTTGATGGTGGGCCAGCAGCGAAGTATCTGAGACCAAAATTTAGTGCTTTCTCAAATCATGTGAAGACTCAGACTGGGTTGCAAGTGCCGGAAGTTCAA ATTAAGCAGTTAGTGGCTGCTGCGATAGCATTGAAGGGCATTGGAGGTCTTCTTTTCATCTTTGGCAGCTCTCTTGGAGCATATCTTCTG CTTCTGCAACAGGCAATTGCTACTCCTATATTGTATGACTTCTATAACTACGATGTTGAGAAGAAAGAATATACTCAACTTTTCCTCAAGTTTACACAG aGTTTGGCATTGTTTGGGGCATTGCTGTTCTTTATAGGCATGAAGAACTCAATGCCGAGGAGACAATTGAGGAAAAAGGCTCCCAAAACCAAGACAGTGTGA
- the LOC132179968 gene encoding 1-aminocyclopropane-1-carboxylate oxidase homolog 1-like, whose translation MVVTSRDEAPATLKPEYDRTSELKAFDDTKLGVKGLVDAGVTEIPRIFYSPPDDMDNSASVDTQFSIPVIDVQGIDKDAIKRKKIVESIRDASETWGFFQLVNHGIPVSVLEEMKEGVRRFYEQDAQVKKELYTRDPLKPVVYNSNFDLYSAPATNWRDTFYCLMAPNPPKAEDLPAACGDVLEQYSELVMKLGILLLELLSEALGLNPNHLNEIDCSEGLAVLCHYYPACPQPELTIGASKHSDDAFLIVLLQDHIGGLQVLHQDKWVDVPPVPGALVANIGDLMQLITNDRFKSVEHRVLANMVGPRVSVASFFYTGPRPTSKLYGPIKELLSANNPPKYRETTVSNYAKYFREKGLDGTSALPYFRL comes from the exons atggTTGTCACCAGCAGAGATGAAGCTCCAGCAACGCTCAAGCCGGAGTATGACAGAACAAGTGAGCTGAAGGCTTTTGATGACACAAAGCTCGGTGTTAAAGGACTTGTAGATGCTGGGGTTACTGAGATTCCTCGTATATTCTATAGTCCACCGGACGACATGGACAACTCAGCTTCTGTTGACACCCAGTTTAGTATTCCCGTCATAGATGTCCAAGGCATCGACAAAGATGCAATAAAACGCAAGAAGATTGTTGAAAGCATTCGCGATGCATCTGAGACGTGGGGTTTCTTTCAGCTGGTCAATCACGGGATCCCTGTGAGTGTTTTGGAGGAGATGAAGGAAGGGGTGCGTAGGTTTTATGAGCAGGACGCTCAAGTGAAGAAAGAGTTGTATACCCGCGATCCCCTGAAACCGGTGGTGTATAACAGCAACTTTGATCTGTATAGCGCTCCGGCGACTAATTGGAGGGATACCTTTTATTGTCTGATGGCACCTAATCCCCCAAAGGCAGAAGACTTGCCAGCTGCATGCGG AGATGTACTGGAGCAGTACTCGGAGCTGGTGATGAAGTTGGGGATTTTATTGTTGGAGTTATTATCAGAGGCTTTGGGGCTGAACCCAAACCACCTAAATGAGATTGACTGCAGTGAGGGGCTTGCGGTTCTGTGCCATTACTATCCCGCTTGCCCACAGCCAGAGTTAACAATTGGCGCAAGCAAGCATTCGGACGATGCTTTCCTCATTGTTCTTCTACAAGACCACATTGGTGGCCTCCAAGTCCTTCATCAGGACAAGTGGGTCGACGTCCCTCCGGTGCCAGGGGCTCTTGTAGCTAACATTGGAGATCTTATGCAG cttatAACAAACGATAGGTTTAAAAGTGTAGAACACAGAGTATTGGCAAACATGGTAGGGCCTAGAGTATCTGTGGCGAGCTTCTTCTACACGGGCCCTCGGCCAACCTCAAAACTTTATGGACCCATAAAAGAGTTATTATCAGCAAACAATCCTCCAAAGTATAGAGAAACCACAGTGAGCAACTATGCTAAGTACTTCAGGGAAAAAGGCCTTGATGGGACTTCTGCGCTACCGTATTTCAGGCTCTAA
- the LOC132179965 gene encoding 1-aminocyclopropane-1-carboxylate oxidase homolog 1-like isoform X1, producing the protein MVVTSRDEVPATLKPEYNRASELKAFDDTKLGVKGLVDAGITEIPRIFHHPPDTLDNSSSGDTQISNIPVIDLQGIDKDAIKRKKIVESIRDASETWGFFQLVNHGIPVSVLEEMKEGVRRFNEQDNQVKKGFYTRDPMKPVVYNSNFDLYSAPATNWRDTFFCQTAPNPPKPEDLPVACRDILEQYSKLMMKVGILLFELLSEALGLNPKHLNEIDCSEGLAILCHYYPACPQPELTLGTTKHADNDFVNVLLQDHIGGLQVFYQDKWVDIPPVPGALVVNIGDLLQLITNDRFKSVEHRVLANRVGPRVSVASFFSTAALPTSKLYGPIKELLSKDNPPKYRETTVSDYVAYYRKKGLDGTSALLHFKL; encoded by the exons ATGGTCGTCACCAGCAGAGATGAAGTTCCTGCAACGCTGAAGCCAGAGTATAACAGAGCAAGTGAGTTGAAGGCTTTTGATGACACAAAGCTCGGCGTTAAAGGACTTGTGGATGCTGGGATTACTGAGATCCCTCGCATATTCCATCACCCACCGGACACCTTGGACAATTCATCTTCCGGTGACACCCAGATTAGTAATATTCCTGTCATAGATCTCCAAGGCATCGACAAAGATGCAATAAAACGCAAGAAGATTGTTGAAAGCATTCGCGATGCATCGGAGACGTGGGGTTTCTTTCAGCTGGTCAATCACGGGATCCCTGTGAGCGTTCTGGAGGAGATGAAGGAAGGGGTGCGTAGGTTTAATGAGCAAGATAATCAGGTGAAGAAAGGGTTCTATACGCGCGACCCCATGAAACCGGTGGTGTATAACAGCAACTTTGATCTGTATAGCGCTCCGGCGACTAATTGGAGGGATACATTTTTTTGTCAAACGGCACCTAATCCCCCAAAGCCAGAAGACTTGCCAGTTGCATGCAG AGATATACTAGAGCAGTACTCGAAGCTGATGATGAAGGTGGGGATTTTATTGTTCGAGTTATTATCAGAGGCACTTGGGCTGAACCCAAAGCACCTAAATGAGATTGATTGCAGTGAGGGGCTTGCGATTCTGTGCCATTACTATCCGGCTTGCCCACAACCAGAGTTAACATTGGGCACAACCAAGCATGCAGACAATGACTTCGTCAATGTTCTTCTACAAGACCACATTGGTGGCCTCCAAGTTTTTTACCAGGACAAGTGGGTCGACATCCCTCCGGTGCCAGGGGCTCTAGTGGTTAACATTGGAGATCTTCTACAG CTTATAACAAATGACAGGTTTAAAAGTGTTGAACACAGAGTATTGGCAAACCGGGTAGGGCCCCGAGTATCTGTGGCGAGCTTCTTTTCCACAGCTGCTTTGCCAACCTCAAAACTTTACGGACCCATCAAGGAATTATTATCAAAAGACAATCCTCCAAAGTACAGAGAAACCACAGTGAGTGACTATGTTGCCTATTACAGAAAGAAAGGCCTTGATGGGACTTCTGCGCTACTGCATTTTAAGCTCTAA
- the LOC132179965 gene encoding 1-aminocyclopropane-1-carboxylate oxidase homolog 1-like isoform X2 yields the protein MVVTSRDEVPATLKPEYNRASELKAFDDTKLGVKGLVDAGITEIPRIFHHPPDTLDNSSSGDTQISNIPVIDLQGIDKDAIKRKKIVESIRDASETWGFFQLVNHGIPVSVLEEMKEGVRRFNEQDNQVKKGFYTRDPMKPVVYNSNFDLYSAPATNWRDTFFCQTAPNPPKPEDLPVACSEGLAILCHYYPACPQPELTLGTTKHADNDFVNVLLQDHIGGLQVFYQDKWVDIPPVPGALVVNIGDLLQLITNDRFKSVEHRVLANRVGPRVSVASFFSTAALPTSKLYGPIKELLSKDNPPKYRETTVSDYVAYYRKKGLDGTSALLHFKL from the exons ATGGTCGTCACCAGCAGAGATGAAGTTCCTGCAACGCTGAAGCCAGAGTATAACAGAGCAAGTGAGTTGAAGGCTTTTGATGACACAAAGCTCGGCGTTAAAGGACTTGTGGATGCTGGGATTACTGAGATCCCTCGCATATTCCATCACCCACCGGACACCTTGGACAATTCATCTTCCGGTGACACCCAGATTAGTAATATTCCTGTCATAGATCTCCAAGGCATCGACAAAGATGCAATAAAACGCAAGAAGATTGTTGAAAGCATTCGCGATGCATCGGAGACGTGGGGTTTCTTTCAGCTGGTCAATCACGGGATCCCTGTGAGCGTTCTGGAGGAGATGAAGGAAGGGGTGCGTAGGTTTAATGAGCAAGATAATCAGGTGAAGAAAGGGTTCTATACGCGCGACCCCATGAAACCGGTGGTGTATAACAGCAACTTTGATCTGTATAGCGCTCCGGCGACTAATTGGAGGGATACATTTTTTTGTCAAACGGCACCTAATCCCCCAAAGCCAGAAGACTTGCCAGTTGCATGCAG TGAGGGGCTTGCGATTCTGTGCCATTACTATCCGGCTTGCCCACAACCAGAGTTAACATTGGGCACAACCAAGCATGCAGACAATGACTTCGTCAATGTTCTTCTACAAGACCACATTGGTGGCCTCCAAGTTTTTTACCAGGACAAGTGGGTCGACATCCCTCCGGTGCCAGGGGCTCTAGTGGTTAACATTGGAGATCTTCTACAG CTTATAACAAATGACAGGTTTAAAAGTGTTGAACACAGAGTATTGGCAAACCGGGTAGGGCCCCGAGTATCTGTGGCGAGCTTCTTTTCCACAGCTGCTTTGCCAACCTCAAAACTTTACGGACCCATCAAGGAATTATTATCAAAAGACAATCCTCCAAAGTACAGAGAAACCACAGTGAGTGACTATGTTGCCTATTACAGAAAGAAAGGCCTTGATGGGACTTCTGCGCTACTGCATTTTAAGCTCTAA
- the LOC132179969 gene encoding 1-aminocyclopropane-1-carboxylate oxidase homolog 1-like → MVVTSRDEAPATLKPKYDRASELKAFDDTKLGVKGLVDAGVTEIPRIFYNPPDDMDNSASGDTQFSIPVIDVQGIEKDAIKRKKIVESIRDASETWGFFQLVNHGIPVSVLEEMKEGVRRFNEQDNQVKKGFYTRDLLRPVVYNSNFDLYCAPATNWRDTFYCLMAPNPTKAEDLPAACGDILEQYTKLVMKLGILLLELLSEALGLNPNHLNEIGCSEGLAVVCHYYPACPQPELTLGTTKHTDHHFLTLLLQDHIGGLQVLHQDKWVDVPPVPGSLVVNIGDLLQLITNDRFKSIEHRVLANRVGPRVSVASFFSTGRRPTSKLYGPIKELLSANNPPKYRETTVSNYAKYFSEKGLDGTSALPHFRL, encoded by the exons ATGGTTGTCACCAGCAGAGATGAAGCTCCAGCAACGCTCAAGCCGAAGTATGACAGAGCAAGTGAGTTGAAGGCTTTTGATGACACAAAGCTCGGTGTTAAAGGACTTGTAGATGCTGGGGTTACTGAGATACCTCGTATATTCTATAATCCACCGGACGACATGGACAACTCAGCTTCCGGTGACACCCAGTTTAGTATTCCCGTCATAGATGTCCAAGGCATCGAGAAAGATGCAATAAAGCGCAAGAAGATTGTTGAAAGCATTCGCGATGCATCGGAGACGTGGGGTTTCTTTCAGCTGGTCAATCACGGGATCCCTGTGAGCGTTCTGGAGGAGATGAAGGAAGGGGTGCGTAGGTTTAATGAGCAAGATAATCAGGTGAAGAAAGGGTTCTATACCCGCGATCTCCTGAGACCAGTGGTGTATAACAGCAACTTTGATCTGTATTGCGCTCCGGCGACTAATTGGAGGGATACTTTTTATTGTCTAATGGCACCTAATCCCACAAAGGCAGAGGACTTGCCAGCTGCATGCGG AGATATACTGGAGCAGTACACGAAGCTGGTGATGAAGTTGGGGATTTTATTGTTGGAGTTATTATCAGAGGCTTTGGGGCTGAACCCAAACCACCTAAATGAGATTGGCTGCAGTGAGGGGCTTGCGGTTGTGTGCCATTACTATCCTGCTTGCCCCCAGCCGGAGTTAACATTGGGCACAACCAAGCATACAGACCATCATTTCCTCACTCTTCTTCTACAAGACCACATTGGTGGCCTCCAAGTTCTTCATCAGGACAAGTGGGTCGACGTCCCTCCGGTGCCAGGGTCTCTAGTGGTTAACATTGGAGATCTTCTGCAG CTTATAACAAACGATAGGTTTAAAAGCATTGAACACAGAGTATTGGCAAACAGGGTAGGGCCTAGAGTATCTGTGGCTAGCTTCTTCTCCACGGGTCGTCGGCCAACCTCAAAACTCTATGGACCCATCAAAGAGTTATTATCAGCAAACAATCCTCCAAAGTATAGGGAAACCACAGTGAGCAACTATGCTAAGTACTTCAGTGAAAAAGGCCTTGATGGGACTTCTGCGCTGCCGCATTTTAGGCTCTAA
- the LOC132179971 gene encoding 1-aminocyclopropane-1-carboxylate oxidase homolog 1-like, translated as MVVTGRDEVPATLKPDCNRASELKAFDDTKLGVKGLVDAGVTEIPRIFHHPHDDLDNSASGHTQISIPVIDLQGIDKDVIKRKEIVESIRDASETWGFFQLVNHGIPVSVLEEMKEGVRRFHEQDTQVKKELYTRDPMRPVLYNSNFDLYSAPATNWRDTFICQMAPDSPKPEDLPAACGDILEHYSKEVGKLGILLFELLSEALGLNPKHLNEIDCSEGLVVLCHYYPACPQPELTLGTTKHADNDFLTLLLQDHIGGLQVLHQDKWVDIPPVPGALVANIGDLLQLITNDRFKSVEHRVLANRTGPRVSVASFFCTGFQPTSKLYGPINELLSADDPSKYKETTVRDYVVFYNEKGLNGTSALPHFRL; from the exons ATGGTTGTTACCGGCAGAGATGAAGTGCCAGCAACGCTGAAGCCAGACTGTAATAGAGCAAGTGAGTTGAAGGCTTTTGATGACACAAAACTCGGCGTTAAAGGACTTGTAGATGCTGGGGTTACTGAGATCCCTCGTATCTTCCATCACCCACATGACGACTTGGACAACTCAGCTTCCGGTCACACCCAAATTAGTATTCCTGTCATAGATCTCCAAGGCATCGACAAAGATGTAATAAAGCGCAAGGAGATTGTTGAAAGCATTCGCGATGCATCGGAGACGTGGGGTTTCTTTCAGCTGGTCAATCATGGGATCCCTGTGAGTGTTTTGGAGGAGATGAAGGAAGGGGTGCGTAGGTTTCATGAGCAGGATACTCAAGTGAAGAAAGAGTTGTATACGCGCGACCCCATGAGACCGGTGCTGTACAACAGCAACTTTGATCTGTATAGCGCCCCGGCGACTAATTGGAGGGATACTTTTATTTGTCAAATGGCACCTGATTCCCCAAAGCCAGAAGACTTGCCAGCTGCATGCGG AGATATACTGGAGCACTACTCGAAGGAAGTGGGGAAGTTGGGGATTTTATTGTTCGAGTTATTATCAGAGGCACTTGGGCTGAACCCAAAGCACCTAAATGAGATTGATTGCAGTGAGGGGCTTGTGGTTCTGTGCCATTACTATCCCGCTTGCCCACAGCCGGAGTTAACATTGGGCACAACCAAGCATGCAGACAATGATTTCCTCACTCTTCTTCTACAAGACCACATTGGTGGCCTCCAAGTTCTTCATCAGGACAAGTGGGTCGATATCCCTCCTGTGCCAGGGGCTCTAGTGGCTAACATTGGAGATCTTCTACAG ctTATAACAAACGATAGGTTTAAGAGCGTTGAACACAGAGTATTGGCAAACCGGACAGGGCCCAGAGTATCTGTGGCGAGCTTCTTTTGCACGGGTTTTCAGCCAACCTCAAAACTTTACGGACCCATTAATGAGTTATTATCAGCAGACGATCCTTCAAAGTATAAGGAAACCACAGTAAGAGACTATGTTGTGTTCTACAATGAAAAAGGCCTGAATGGAACTTCTGCGTTGCCACATTTCAGGCTCTAA